The Corvus cornix cornix isolate S_Up_H32 chromosome 15, ASM73873v5, whole genome shotgun sequence genome includes the window GGAGAGGTGCCTTTGAGGGGCAACACACCAGATAGACAGCCATGGGTGCagtgttttgctctgttttcccaCTCCTTTTCCCAGTCTTCTTGACAGCTCTTGCCATGGCTGGGCAGTGATGCCCATGCAAGGCACCAGGTTGGCACAgggccctgctgctgtgtggagTTGTCAGGGTTTTGGTGAGGACAGGGACATCGTGTCCCGGCCCAGACCTGGCTGCCAGAGGTCCCAGGCTCAGCCAGCatggagccaggagcagccatgTGGCACTGAATGGGCACaatgctgctcctgcctcagggTTCCTTCCTCTCGCATGCAGGTGGCCTGGCTGGAGGGATCGAGATCTGCATCACATTCCCTACGGAGTATGTGaagacacagctgcagctggacGAGAAGGCAAACCCTCCCCGCTACAAGGGCATTGGTGAGCAACCTCTCTGGGTTTGGGGCTCCTGGGAgcctggctggtgctggggggATTTGGCAGGGCGGTGGTGGGTGGTCCTCGGCGTGGTGGGTGACAGTGGCACCGCTGTGCTCTGCGCAGGGGACTGTGTGAAGCAGACTGTCCGTGACCATGGCATCCGGGGGCTGTACCGGGGGCTCAGCTCGCTGTTGTATGGCTCCATCCCCAAGGCTGCTGTCAGGTATGTGCCCCCATGGCAAGAGGTGAGTGGGGGGGACCCCCCAACAGCAGTGAACAAGGGGGTGGCTTTGCCCTCGGTGTCTCCACTGGCATTTTACCAAAGCCAGGTGGTTTCCCAGGCAAGGGAGGGTCCTCTCACAGGgtgtgcagctgctcctggagacaGACCCATAGTGGGGGGGTGCAGCCCCCCGTCCGGGTGCCCAGGGCTTGGCACAGTGGCTCCTTTGCAGGTTCGGGATGTTCGAGTTCCTCAGCAACCAGATGAGAGATGAGCAGGGGCGGCTGGACAGCACACGGGGCCTCATCTGCGGGCTGGGGGCTGGCGTGGCTGAGGCCGTGGCCGTGGTCTGCCCCATGGAGACTGTGAAGGTGGGTGGTTGTGGCTGGTACTGTCCCCTGCCTTGGCACCTCCCCTGccttgtgctgggctgggagagggaaaaagccAGGGATGCCCAAATCTGGGGACCTGAGGGCTGTCTGTATTTGCTCAAGACAGTTTTGTAGGGGAGGGTATGATGCTGGAAAGCCCTGTGGAGGTCAAGTCAGGTGGCCCTGGCCCCTCCCCCACTCCAGGGAGGAGCCTCATGCCCAGGAGTCATCTTGTCACCCATTTTATGAGTGTAAGCCCCACATGACTGCTTGCAGCGGCAGTTTCCCaggttttcctctgcaaaagGCATTGCTGGCCATGGGCACAGGCTTCCCCCATGATGTCTCCCAGAGTTGCCTGATTGCATGGGTCAGCTCTGGCCTTGGGACTGTCCCTGGAGCAAGGCAGGAGGTAGCTGGCAGCCCTTTGGGGCCATTGCATTACCTCAGCCAGGACAAGTGCATCATCTCCTCGTAGGTGAAGTTTATCCATGACCAGACCTCTCCCAACCCCAAATACCGTGGTTTCTTCCATGGCGTCCGGGAGATCGTTCGGGAACAGGGTGAGTCCCGGGAAAGTGGCACCCTGATCCCCTGAGTACTGCCTTGCtatggggacagggtgggaggTGGTGGAtgggcacaggctgggacaggTGGCCTGGTAAGGTTTTTCTCTGCCACTTGAGGCTGGTCTCCCCTCCAACACCCTCTTCTTGCAGGACTGAAGGGGACCTACCAGGGCCTAACTGCAACCATCCTCAAGCAAGGATCAAACCAGGCCATCCGCTTCTTTGTCATGACCTCCCTCAAGAACTGGTACAAAGGTACGGTGCCCTTGGCCCCCCAGGCcaccctggctctgcctctggctccccagccGCCTTTGGGAGCTGGGATGTTTTTTCCATCCACACACTCCCTATTTCTCATGGCTCAGCCATTTGGAatggaggaaagtgaaaaccAGGGTGGGGTGGCACTGGCCTGTGGCGCTGACAGGTCCTGGTGCTGGAGTATCACTTTCCCACTCACCCTGAGCCCCATGGTGCAGCGtgggctggtgctggtgctgctggatggTCCCCAGCTCAGCATTGCACCCTGATCACAAGCAGCCAGACCTGGGACCTTCCTTGCAGGCTCCCTCAGGAATGTACGCGGGAATCCCACCACCACTCTGCCCTCAacctctcttccttcccaggAGACAATCCCAACAAGGTCATAAACCCCTTCGTAACAGGGGTGTTTGGAGCCCTTGCTGGAGCTGCGAGTGTCTTTGGCAACACCCCCTTGGACGTGGTGAAGACCAGGATGCAGGTACGGTGCCAGGGCACAGTGCGGGACTGCTCTGcatgcagcagcctgggggCACCCACTGCCTGGGAGCTGTTTCCTGCAGTCCCTGGGGCAGGCATGTGATGCCAGTGAGGTTTGGTTGGGAGATGTCTGCGATTGCTCCTGATCCATGGGGAGTGTTTGCACAGAGGTGGGGGCATCCCTGTGGGGTCTGATATCCTGCAGCAGTGGAGAGAGATCAGTTCCTCATGGTACACTGCCAGCTCTCTGCCTCCCCCATGAAATCTCCCAGAtgcagccctggctctggcCTCTGatcctgctttttccttcccacaggGGCTGGAAGCACACAAGTACAAGAACACCTGGGACTGCGCCTACCAGATCATGAAACATGAAGGGCCCCTGGCGTAAGCTCTGCAGGGGTGGTGGCTGGGAGGAggatgggcagggaaggggctgtgagGCACCCAGCCCCATGGCCGCCCTCTCTATCCCTGGCAGGTTTTACAAGGGCACAGTGCCTCGCTTGGGCCGTGTGTGTCTTGACGTGGCCATCGTCTTCATCATCTACGATGAGGTGGTCAAATTCCTCAACAAAGTGTGGAAAACGGACTGAGGGGCCGGGCCAGGCAGCCCCCGCCTCCTGTGCCCcgcagggctgcagctggagagcagagacCAAACCCACACCCGCCTGCGGCACTGCTGGGGCCAGGTCTGCCCTGCACACCCCAAACCTGGCCACCTTTATCTTTAGGAACAGGCTCTGGAGCAGGTTAAATTACTAGTTGTGTGCtaaaaggagcagggagggagctgcatCCCACCATCCCAACCCTCAGCATCCCAGGTCATGCCCACCCCAATCTCCTGGTGACACTTTCCCCCGGCCCC containing:
- the SLC25A1 gene encoding tricarboxylate transport protein, mitochondrial, whose amino-acid sequence is MPAPAAPRSLAAAAPAGKAKLTHPGKAILAGGLAGGIEICITFPTEYVKTQLQLDEKANPPRYKGIGDCVKQTVRDHGIRGLYRGLSSLLYGSIPKAAVRFGMFEFLSNQMRDEQGRLDSTRGLICGLGAGVAEAVAVVCPMETVKVKFIHDQTSPNPKYRGFFHGVREIVREQGLKGTYQGLTATILKQGSNQAIRFFVMTSLKNWYKGDNPNKVINPFVTGVFGALAGAASVFGNTPLDVVKTRMQGLEAHKYKNTWDCAYQIMKHEGPLAFYKGTVPRLGRVCLDVAIVFIIYDEVVKFLNKVWKTD